One Methylorubrum extorquens genomic window, CGAGCAGCGCGACGGTCAGCGGCGCGGCGAACTGAATCGAGATCGTCTCGGCGAGTTGGAGCGAGCGTAGCGCCAGGAAGTTGCAGGCGGTCGAACCGAACAGCAGCAGCGAGCGCAGGATCTGGAGCGGCAGGCGCCGCGAGTGGGCCACGCCCGGCCGCGTCACCGGATTGATCAAGGCGGTCACCAGCGCGACGTTCACCGCGTAGCGCATGAAGGTGGTGAGCAGCGGATCGACGCCCGCGCCCGCCAAGACCTTGCCCGTGGCATCGAGGCTGGCGAAGAATACCGGTGCGACGCACATCAGGGCGATGCCGACGAGGCGACGCGGATCGCGGACAGGCGTCGGTGCCGCCGCGGGCTGTCTCACGGTCACGTCGGTTCCTTTGCTGCGCGGTGGCGGACGTGTCCGAGCGAGCCTCAAATCCAGCCGGGCCGCTGTGGGAAGGCGCCTGCCACCAGCCACGCCAGGAGGTTGCCGAGCAACAGGGCGACCAGGACCGGAATGCTCTCCCCCGGCGCGATGGGATCGGTCAACTGCACCAGACGCACAGCCGCCAACGCCGTCACGAGGTTCTGCGTCGCCAACAGGAGCCAGCGCCGCCGCGTGACGGCGGCGGCCAATGCACCGGCCAGCAGCACGACGGTGAAGACTTCGCCGCCGGCCGGTTGGTAGAGGAACATCCCGCCGACGAGCAGAGCGTCCAGGACAATCAGAGCCGGCAGCGCGAGAAGTGCTGGAATCCCTCGCATCCAGCCTCCTTCCCGCGCGCCCCGCGAAAACCGTATCACTCCGCCGGTGCTTGGCGGGATGCCGAGAAAGGCGTGTCCGGCCGCGGATCGCGGGAAGACGGGACGGAGGGCGCGCCGCTGTCGTTCACCCTCGCGCGCCCGGCTCGTGGATCGGGCAGCCGTTATGCGCGGCCCGGAAGCCGGCGGAGGCCGGGTAGGCGGCCCGGCGGGCACGCATGACCGCGCCGAGCGGCCGGTGCGCGGCCAGCGCGTGCCAGGGATTGAAGGCGAGCCCGTCGTCGATCCGGCGCACCTTCTCCTCGCTCCACGCGTCCTGCCGCGGAACGGTGAGACGCGCTACGGCGATGTAGGGGCTCGCTTCCTCCGGCCAGGGTTTCGAGGCGTCCTCGACCGGCATCGTCTCCTCGTCGGTGCGCAGTTGCGCGCGCAGCTCCCACACGCCTTCATTCTCGGCGAAGAACGCGGTCACCGCTTCGCGCAGGCCATTGGGCCGGCCGTTGACGTTGAGGCTCGCGCCCGTCAGCGTCGTCAGTTCGGGCGAGACCGGTGCCACAGCGACCTTGGCGACGTAGGCGCCCCAGCGCAGGGGGACCTGGCTGTAGAACGTCTCGCCGAGGATGTGCGTCTCCGGATGGCCGCCCATCGCGATCAGGGTCGGGCTCTTGGTACCCAAGCCTTCGAGCACCGTTTCGACGCCGCGCAGGACCGCCGAGAACGCCTTCTTGAACACCTGCGGCGTGTCGGTGGTCGCAGCCAGGAGCTTCAGGCTCTTGAGGAAGGCCGCATCGTCCGGCGCCGTGAAGGCGGGGGCGTTGGCCATCACGAAATCCTGGCTCGTGCCTTCAGCCCCTTCCAGGCGCTCGCCCTCGACGCCGACGATCTTCAGCGCGAGGCCGCGCGGCGTCGAGACGCTGTCATCGAGGATGTCGCCGGGATTGGTGGAGAAGCGCAACACAGCCTCGTAGGTGCCGGGCTTCTCGCACAGGCCCTGCGCCAGTTCGGGCGGCAAATCGTTGAGGATTTCGAGCCGACCGGTGAGCAGACCATGCGCCTTGGCGTGAACGCCCCGCACCGCCCGGCCGTAATCCTCGAACGTGGTCTCCTGGATCTTCGCGAAGGTCGCGAGCATCTGCGCGTGGATGTCGGCCTCGTCGGTGCGCGGCTGCTCGACGGAGGGATGATAGGGAATCGCAGGGCTCACGTCCGGCCTCGTGGTGGATCCGCCGGCCCTCACAGGGCCGGTCTGGAACCAAACCAAGGCCGGTCGCAGCTGTTCACCGCTAACCCGGTCACGCTTGCGCGACCGGGCCGTCGAGGGGAGCCAGCCGGGGAGCGGGCGCGAGCCCTGCCGAAGTGCCGCGCCTCCGGCGCCGGCCGAGCCGCCGAGCAAGGCCGGGCAGATCGACGGGCTCCGCGCCGGACGCAGCCCGGCCGAACACGTGGCCGTCGAGGGCGGCGAGGTCGCGCGCCAGATCCGGCTCCGCCTGCCAGAGCGCGGCAAGATCCGGCTGCGCCTGCGCGGCACGGCCGAGCACCGTCCGGAACGCCGACGCGTCGCCCGCGGCCGCCGCAAGCCGGAGGGCACGGGCCTGCCCGCGGTCGAGTTGCAGCCAGCCCGGACCGGTGCGGAAGCCGATCAAGGCCAGCCCGAGGCCGAAGGCGGCGAGCGCCGCCGCGGCCAGCGCGGACCACGCGGCGGGCCCCGCGGCCTTGAGATCCTCCGCCCGGTCGGTGAGGCCGCCGCCGATCTGGCGCGCGGGAATCTCAGTCTCGCGCATCGTGCGCGTCAGCGTGTCGAACCAGAGGATCTTGATCGCATCGAGCGGGATCACCTCGGCCACGCCCTTCTTGATGTCCCACTGGTAGGTCGCCCGCGCCACCGGACCGGAGGGCGTGATGATCAACTCGCGCTTCACCGGGCCGGCGAAGGTGATGATGCCGCGGGTGCGCATGACGGGGCGCGGCGGCAGCCCCTCGGCGAGCATGCCCTGCGCTTCGAGCGTCACGATCCGGCGGGCGGTCTCGCCCTGGTTCAGCGTCTCGGGGTCGGGATCCCAGGAATCGGTGATCGCCACGTCCCGCGCCGGCAGCCACCACGGTTCGGCCGTGTCGGGGCCGCCGCTCGCGCCGGTCCAGGCCGCCACGGGGAAGGGGACGGGCTCGGAGCGCACGTCGATCTGCTTGCGCTCGCCGCCGTCGTTGATCGTCAGGCGGTGGACGAACGGATCGACGGTGAAGGTTCCCGTATGCTGCGGGAAGACCGCGATGGTGCGCTCGAATTCCAGGGCCATCTGCCCGTCGGGCATCCGCGTGCGGCCCCAGCTATCGCGGCCGAGCTGGGTCCAGGAGAAGTTGACGAGGGCGGGCTGGCGCACCTCCTCCAGCAGGATCTGCGTGCGGTAGACCCCGCGCAGGCGCAGCAGCACCATCTCGCGGGCAAAGGGCTGTACGCCGCCGGGGAGATCGGGCGTCACGGTCAGCGTGAGGTCGCCGGGCTCGATGGCGTGAGCGGGGGCGGCGAAGGCCAGCAGGATGAGGAGGGTCGCCAACGGTCCCCTCTCTCCCTTGCGGGATCGGGTGACGCGCCTGAAGACGTCGAAAAGAATTACCACGGGTTGCTGCCTCCCGGGATGGCGGTGCCGGCCTCGATGCGGCGGGCCTGCTCGGCCTTGAGGCGCAGCTTCAGATAGCGGCCGGGCTCGTCCGGCAGGGTCTGGAGCCAGAGCCGGTCGGGGTGGATCGCGTGCGCCTCGAAGCTCTTGGTGACCCGGCGCGCCTCGCGCTCGGGCGCGGCGGCGACCATGGCCGAGCCGGCGCCCTGGCGTCCGCGGCCGGCGGCGTCGCTGGCCGAGCCGCGAGCCTGCCCCTTGCCGGAATCGACCGCCTGCTGCTCGGCCTTGCCACGGCGGGCCACCGGGCTCGTGCCCGGCAGCGAGGCGGAGGAGCCGCCCTCCTTGTTGCCGGCCAGACCCTCGCCGCTGGCGGTGGCGCGGATGTCGTCGTTCTGGTCCTGGTTGGCGGTGTTGTTGTAGCGGGCGCCGTACTGCGCCGAGGCATTGGCGATGCCGCCGCCCTTGCCGCGGTCGATCTCCTCTTCCAGGGCCTTGGCGATCAGCGAGCGGTTGGCCTGCGCGTCAGCGTCGCGCG contains:
- a CDS encoding catalase family protein, producing the protein MSPAIPYHPSVEQPRTDEADIHAQMLATFAKIQETTFEDYGRAVRGVHAKAHGLLTGRLEILNDLPPELAQGLCEKPGTYEAVLRFSTNPGDILDDSVSTPRGLALKIVGVEGERLEGAEGTSQDFVMANAPAFTAPDDAAFLKSLKLLAATTDTPQVFKKAFSAVLRGVETVLEGLGTKSPTLIAMGGHPETHILGETFYSQVPLRWGAYVAKVAVAPVSPELTTLTGASLNVNGRPNGLREAVTAFFAENEGVWELRAQLRTDEETMPVEDASKPWPEEASPYIAVARLTVPRQDAWSEEKVRRIDDGLAFNPWHALAAHRPLGAVMRARRAAYPASAGFRAAHNGCPIHEPGARG
- a CDS encoding tetratricopeptide repeat protein, with product MLASFSPRPSARPFVRSTPLRRMLPVAFPRHWRRLARIAGLALAGGGLLGLLLVSEPRTTLGRFLMAAGLPGAALHVFDTPAWRAAALYEAGRYNEAITLFRAQGKRGAYNLGNALARSGDLQGALEAYDEALTYNPRDADAQANRSLIAKALEEEIDRGKGGGIANASAQYGARYNNTANQDQNDDIRATASGEGLAGNKEGGSSASLPGTSPVARRGKAEQQAVDSGKGQARGSASDAAGRGRQGAGSAMVAAAPEREARRVTKSFEAHAIHPDRLWLQTLPDEPGRYLKLRLKAEQARRIEAGTAIPGGSNPW